From one Montipora capricornis isolate CH-2021 chromosome 10, ASM3666992v2, whole genome shotgun sequence genomic stretch:
- the LOC138019405 gene encoding protein hook homolog: protein MQEENWPEEKATLLMSIREKEKKLKEYEQRFLPTTAHDERDIVKENGLRKKAEALQSKVDTLRQEVEVLRLKKKLKELEDENEALISSTESIQSENLRKQALM, encoded by the exons ATGCAAGAAGAAAACTGGCCTGAAGAGAAAGCTACGCTTTTGATGAGCATTAGagagaaggaaaaaaagttaaaagagtATGAGCAG AGATTTCTTCCAACCACCGCTCATGATGAAAGGGACATTGTTAAG gaaaatggTTTAAGAAAAAAGGCAGAAGCACTTCAATCTAAG GTAGATACACTTAGACAAGAAGTGGAAGTACTCAGACTGAAGAAGAAGCTGAAG GAGCTTGAGGATGAAAATGAAGCATTAATTTCTTCTACTGAAAGTATTCAATCAGAAAATCTGAGGAAACAAGCTTTGATGTGA